The following are encoded in a window of Brevibacillus ruminantium genomic DNA:
- a CDS encoding ABC transporter permease — MKKRYLFLALLLFSFASVFIGVKDISPLDLFHLRADQVEILLASRFPRLISIIIAGMGMSICGLIMQQLSRNKFVSPTTAGTLDSARLGILISLMVFTTASPLVKMLVSFVFALLGTLVFMKILEKIKYKDTIFIPLVGLMFGNIISSLATFIAYKYDLIQNMSAWLQGDFSMIMKGRYELLYISIPLLFIAYLYANKFTIAGMGEDFSKNLGLNYKQILYIGLILVALVTSAVVLTVGTIPFLGLIIPNIVSIYRGDNLRSSLPHTALLGAVFVLFCDILGRVVIYPYELSISLTVGVIGSGIFAYLLMRRKAYGL; from the coding sequence ATGAAAAAAAGATATTTGTTTCTCGCCCTGCTTCTATTTTCATTTGCGTCCGTCTTTATCGGCGTCAAGGATATATCGCCCCTGGACCTTTTTCACTTGAGAGCTGATCAGGTGGAAATCCTGCTGGCAAGCCGTTTTCCTCGCTTGATCAGCATTATTATTGCCGGCATGGGCATGAGCATTTGCGGACTGATCATGCAGCAGCTCAGCCGAAATAAATTTGTCTCTCCTACGACGGCGGGGACGCTGGATTCGGCCCGGTTGGGGATTTTGATCTCGCTGATGGTGTTTACTACCGCAAGTCCGCTCGTCAAGATGCTGGTCTCCTTTGTCTTCGCCCTGCTGGGAACCCTGGTGTTCATGAAGATTCTGGAGAAGATCAAGTACAAGGATACGATCTTCATTCCGCTGGTCGGGTTGATGTTTGGCAATATCATCAGCTCGCTGGCTACCTTTATCGCATACAAGTACGATCTCATCCAAAATATGTCGGCATGGCTGCAGGGCGATTTTTCGATGATCATGAAAGGGCGCTACGAGCTGCTGTATATCAGCATTCCGCTGCTTTTCATCGCGTATCTGTATGCCAACAAGTTCACAATCGCCGGCATGGGTGAGGATTTTTCCAAAAACCTGGGACTGAACTACAAGCAGATTCTTTATATCGGGTTGATTCTGGTGGCACTCGTGACTTCAGCCGTGGTGCTGACAGTCGGAACGATTCCCTTTTTGGGTCTGATTATCCCGAATATTGTAAGCATCTACCGAGGGGACAATTTGCGCAGCAGTCTGCCGCACACGGCCTTGCTCGGTGCTGTCTTCGTCCTGTTTTGCGACATTCTGGGGCGAGTCGTTATCTACCCGTATGAACTCTCCATCAGCTTGACCGTTGGCGTGATCGGGAGTGGGATTTTTGCTTACTTGCTGATGAGGAGAAAGGCATATGGCTTATAA
- a CDS encoding iron chelate uptake ABC transporter family permease subunit — translation MAYKTKTGILAVAALCLVAVFMTIKAGGNWDYILPKRGMKVLAIILTGSAIAYATLVFQTIANNRILTPSIMGLDSLYMMIQTFVIFVFGSKTRPVMDSNLNFLLCVGLMVLFSAILYKVLFKRDQQNIYYLLLIGIIFGTLFQSLATFWQVLIDPNEFQIVQDKMFASFNNINTKLLGIAGVLMVLVFAYFWRFNKYLDVLSLGREQAINLGVDYDYVVKRLLIGVAILISIATALVGPITFLGLLVVNVTYEFMKTYRHSYLIPASMLISVIALVGGQLVVERVFTFSTTLSVIINFVGGIYFIYLLLKESKSW, via the coding sequence ATGGCTTATAAGACAAAAACAGGAATACTGGCGGTGGCTGCGCTCTGCCTGGTGGCTGTGTTCATGACGATCAAGGCGGGCGGCAATTGGGATTACATCCTGCCGAAGCGGGGGATGAAAGTCCTGGCGATTATCCTGACGGGAAGCGCCATTGCCTATGCGACGCTGGTGTTTCAGACGATCGCCAATAACCGTATCCTGACACCGAGCATCATGGGGCTGGACTCGCTGTACATGATGATTCAAACCTTTGTGATCTTTGTCTTCGGCTCGAAAACCCGTCCGGTAATGGACAGCAATCTGAACTTTCTTTTGTGCGTCGGGCTGATGGTGCTGTTTTCAGCGATTCTCTACAAAGTTCTGTTTAAGCGGGATCAGCAAAATATCTACTATCTCCTGCTCATCGGGATTATTTTCGGGACGTTGTTTCAGAGCTTGGCCACATTCTGGCAGGTGTTGATTGACCCCAACGAATTTCAGATCGTCCAGGACAAAATGTTTGCCAGCTTCAACAACATCAATACCAAGCTGCTTGGCATAGCCGGCGTTCTGATGGTGCTCGTATTTGCCTACTTCTGGCGGTTTAACAAATATCTCGACGTCCTGTCGCTGGGGCGGGAGCAGGCGATTAACCTGGGTGTTGATTATGATTACGTCGTCAAACGACTGTTGATCGGCGTGGCGATCCTGATCTCCATCGCGACTGCACTGGTCGGGCCGATCACCTTCCTGGGACTTTTGGTCGTCAATGTTACCTATGAGTTCATGAAAACCTATCGGCACTCCTACCTGATACCGGCTTCCATGCTGATCAGCGTCATCGCGCTCGTCGGGGGACAGTTGGTCGTCGAGCGAGTCTTCACCTTCTCGACGACGCTGAGTGTGATCATCAATTTTGTCGGCGGCATCTACTTTATCTATCTACTGTTGAAGGAGAGCAAATCATGGTAG
- a CDS encoding iron ABC transporter ATP-binding protein, translating to MVEVKHVSKTYGPKKVVEDVSVTIPKGKITSFIGPNGAGKSTLLSMISRLIGKDEGEIYIDGLEVSRCKSGDLAKKISILKQANHVNLRLTVRELVAFGRFPYSQGRLTDLDEKHINKAIHYMELEGMQDKYLDQLSGGQKQRAFIAMVIAQDTEYILLDEPLNNLDMKHSVQIMKILRRLVDEWGKTVVIVIHDINFASCYSDHIVALKDGKIVKVGTTDEMITPPVLKEVYDMDIPVQSIDENKICIYFS from the coding sequence ATGGTAGAGGTAAAACATGTTTCCAAAACGTACGGTCCCAAAAAAGTGGTCGAGGATGTTTCTGTCACCATTCCCAAAGGCAAGATAACTTCTTTCATCGGCCCGAACGGAGCTGGAAAAAGCACGCTGCTGTCCATGATCAGCCGTCTGATCGGCAAAGATGAAGGAGAGATTTATATCGACGGCCTCGAGGTCAGCCGATGCAAAAGCGGCGACCTGGCCAAGAAGATCTCAATTCTCAAGCAGGCCAATCATGTCAATCTGCGGCTGACCGTCAGGGAGCTGGTCGCCTTTGGGCGCTTTCCCTACTCACAGGGGAGGCTGACCGACTTAGATGAGAAGCATATCAACAAAGCCATCCACTATATGGAGCTGGAGGGCATGCAGGATAAGTACCTGGACCAACTGAGCGGCGGCCAAAAACAGCGGGCCTTTATCGCGATGGTGATCGCTCAGGATACGGAGTACATCCTCCTGGATGAACCGCTGAACAACCTGGACATGAAGCATTCCGTGCAGATCATGAAGATTCTCCGCAGGCTTGTGGATGAATGGGGCAAAACGGTGGTCATCGTGATCCATGATATCAACTTCGCATCTTGCTATTCCGACCACATCGTGGCTTTGAAGGATGGGAAAATCGTCAAGGTGGGTACGACAGATGAGATGATCACGCCGCCTGTTTTGAAAGAGGTCTACGATATGGACATTCCGGTCCAAAGCATTGACGAGAACAAGATTTGCATTTACTTTTCCTGA
- a CDS encoding siderophore ABC transporter substrate-binding protein encodes MKKFALFLMIAVLAVFAAACGSAGSNATGGSTGASAQPPAQGAETPAPEAQTEELTIKHELGETKVKKNPQKVVVFDFGTLDTLDKLGVEVAALPKTSIPKYLEKYKDEKYANVGSLKEPDFEKINEIKPDLIIISGRQSTMYDEFTKIAPTIYQGVDTKRYMESFTENAKTIGQIFGKESAVDEALAKVNEEIKQLHDKATASGKNALIILANDGKISAYGPNSRFGIIHDVFGVAPVDKNIEVSTHGQSISFEYIVEKDPDYLFVVDRSAAIGGQSSAKSVVENELVAKTKASKEGHIVYLDPDFWYLSGGGLISVEAMVKEIAAGLQ; translated from the coding sequence ATGAAGAAGTTTGCTTTATTTCTCATGATTGCCGTACTGGCCGTTTTCGCTGCAGCATGCGGCTCTGCCGGTTCTAACGCGACAGGGGGTTCAACTGGTGCCTCAGCGCAGCCGCCCGCACAGGGAGCGGAAACGCCCGCACCGGAAGCGCAGACAGAAGAACTGACGATCAAGCACGAGCTGGGAGAGACAAAGGTTAAGAAAAACCCGCAAAAAGTAGTGGTATTTGACTTCGGTACCCTCGACACGCTGGATAAACTGGGAGTTGAAGTAGCTGCATTGCCCAAGACCAGCATTCCGAAATACCTGGAAAAGTACAAAGATGAGAAGTATGCCAACGTCGGCAGCCTGAAAGAGCCTGATTTTGAAAAAATCAATGAGATCAAACCGGATTTGATCATTATTTCCGGCCGTCAGTCCACCATGTACGATGAATTCACGAAGATTGCTCCGACCATTTATCAGGGTGTAGACACCAAGCGTTATATGGAGTCCTTTACGGAAAATGCAAAAACCATCGGACAAATCTTTGGCAAGGAGTCGGCAGTCGATGAGGCTCTGGCCAAGGTGAACGAAGAAATTAAACAGTTGCACGACAAAGCGACAGCCAGCGGCAAAAATGCATTGATCATCCTGGCTAACGATGGCAAAATAAGTGCGTATGGACCGAACTCCCGCTTCGGGATCATCCACGACGTGTTCGGTGTTGCTCCTGTAGACAAAAACATCGAAGTATCCACCCACGGTCAAAGCATTTCCTTTGAGTACATCGTGGAAAAGGACCCTGACTACCTGTTCGTTGTCGATCGCAGCGCGGCAATCGGCGGGCAATCCTCCGCGAAGTCTGTGGTTGAAAACGAACTCGTAGCCAAGACCAAGGCATCAAAAGAAGGACATATCGTCTACCTCGACCCTGACTTCTGGTATCTCTCCGGCGGAGGCCTCATTTCCGTCGAAGCAATGGTGAAGGAGATCGCGGCGGGATTACAATAA
- a CDS encoding Hsp20/alpha crystallin family protein: MKHLEDAMKNLQKLTQSLGHFHSDYAEPLKSIGNIQEIFNEDFWEKMVQMTNTIGKNVQSEQVEYEEVVSENDSEREPQERQEDLFDDLYVPYVDVYETNNKVIVACEAPGLERNSMEISLANGRELLIKGQIAKSRYATYVVKKERYFGAFQRKITLPHSVTTEGLKSQYVNGILEFHFFKKARKSASREKVTIHFGY, encoded by the coding sequence GTGAAGCATTTGGAAGATGCGATGAAAAATCTGCAAAAACTGACCCAGTCATTAGGCCACTTCCACAGCGACTATGCCGAGCCTCTCAAATCGATCGGAAATATTCAAGAAATATTTAATGAGGATTTTTGGGAGAAAATGGTCCAAATGACCAACACGATCGGAAAAAACGTACAGAGCGAACAAGTAGAGTATGAGGAGGTTGTGTCGGAAAACGATTCGGAAAGGGAGCCGCAGGAACGGCAAGAGGATCTCTTTGATGATCTGTACGTCCCCTATGTTGATGTGTATGAAACGAATAATAAGGTGATCGTTGCCTGTGAAGCACCGGGGCTGGAGAGAAACAGCATGGAAATCTCGCTCGCAAATGGCCGGGAGCTGCTTATAAAGGGCCAGATCGCGAAGTCCCGGTATGCTACCTACGTCGTAAAAAAAGAGAGGTACTTTGGGGCCTTTCAACGAAAAATCACGCTTCCGCACAGCGTCACAACCGAAGGACTCAAATCCCAGTACGTCAACGGAATATTGGAATTTCATTTTTTTAAAAAAGCGAGAAAATCAGCGTCCCGAGAGAAGGTTACGATTCATTTTGGGTACTAG
- a CDS encoding spore germination protein, with protein sequence MIGALNINSNSGTINFGDTLNLSPKSTSKSFLGAGSSNTGNIVNAVVGASSINTLEPHLADQVQIGNL encoded by the coding sequence GTGATTGGAGCATTGAATATTAACAGTAATTCAGGGACTATCAATTTTGGCGATACACTAAATCTGTCTCCGAAAAGTACCTCCAAGTCATTCCTAGGTGCAGGGAGTTCGAATACGGGAAATATTGTAAACGCGGTGGTTGGAGCCAGCTCGATCAATACGCTTGAGCCCCATCTGGCCGATCAGGTACAAATCGGGAATCTGTAG
- a CDS encoding spore germination protein GerPE, with product MQKRISYVQRIDILSLGPSCVAEIGDTEKLTPRSHVLALQREQPIFFDDELNFRDYSMFCEEIPQPIVNEQMEMMTVNQSPFIRVKDISINNVAASAIVHLGSTNLIRSEARAKNIRHLLRYKDESRLR from the coding sequence TTGCAAAAAAGAATTTCATATGTACAACGTATCGATATTCTTTCTCTCGGCCCCAGTTGTGTTGCGGAAATCGGTGACACGGAAAAGCTGACGCCGCGATCACACGTGCTTGCACTCCAACGCGAACAACCGATTTTTTTTGATGATGAGCTGAATTTTCGTGATTATTCCATGTTCTGCGAGGAAATACCTCAACCGATCGTGAATGAACAGATGGAAATGATGACGGTCAATCAATCACCGTTTATTCGCGTAAAGGATATCTCCATTAACAACGTCGCCGCCTCTGCGATCGTACACCTCGGTTCAACCAATCTTATTCGTTCGGAAGCACGTGCGAAGAATATCCGACATCTACTGAGATATAAGGATGAATCAAGATTGCGGTGA
- a CDS encoding spore gernimation protein GerPD, whose amino-acid sequence MNYKMINGDVSVKSIQITNLAGASTVFVGDTNCVSLSMFFEGPPEELIVGVSLGVAPPVRLIPLV is encoded by the coding sequence ATGAACTATAAAATGATCAACGGTGATGTCTCCGTGAAATCAATACAGATTACCAATCTGGCTGGCGCCTCCACTGTTTTTGTCGGCGATACGAATTGTGTGTCCTTATCCATGTTCTTTGAAGGACCGCCCGAAGAGCTGATTGTAGGTGTCTCATTGGGAGTTGCCCCACCTGTTCGATTGATTCCCCTTGTCTAG
- the gerPC gene encoding spore germination protein GerPC, protein MYMRSDFMQYFQQLHGYLQAQCEKIEKMNQLIQQLQQDLHQMKEKQTPPPVIRNEYKFDLLKIEKLEGTLNIGLTPGGADSSIGEMDVNQTMNVPTMVKQNSPLATSIREKIDHYLTCEAPQILECYEYQYHYPLDESYRQFILDDIRKQIDQRILHYVGRLGTEHLDADQAAATEEAIVKKVKKDIDHTLEAFVKNLPKGQENA, encoded by the coding sequence ATGTACATGCGTTCGGATTTCATGCAGTATTTCCAACAACTGCATGGTTACCTACAAGCACAATGCGAAAAAATCGAAAAAATGAACCAGTTGATCCAACAACTGCAGCAAGACCTCCATCAGATGAAGGAAAAACAGACACCGCCGCCTGTGATCAGAAATGAATACAAATTTGACCTGCTGAAGATAGAAAAATTGGAAGGAACATTAAATATCGGGCTGACCCCCGGCGGAGCTGATTCCTCCATCGGGGAAATGGATGTGAACCAAACCATGAATGTGCCGACCATGGTCAAGCAAAACTCTCCTCTGGCCACAAGTATTCGTGAGAAAATTGATCATTATTTGACATGCGAGGCCCCTCAAATACTGGAATGTTATGAATATCAATATCACTACCCATTGGACGAATCGTATCGTCAGTTTATTCTGGATGATATTCGAAAACAGATCGATCAACGCATACTGCATTACGTCGGGCGGCTAGGTACAGAGCATCTGGATGCCGACCAAGCAGCAGCAACGGAAGAAGCGATCGTGAAAAAAGTAAAAAAAGATATCGACCATACATTGGAGGCATTTGTAAAAAATCTTCCCAAAGGGCAGGAAAACGCATGA
- a CDS encoding spore germination protein GerPB: MNFFINQTIVIHNLKIDSISNSSVCQIGSAGIIKPLSIFFNTGGFTEPAPPAGPQPTSERPRFFVPLVGPR, encoded by the coding sequence ATGAATTTTTTTATCAATCAAACAATCGTAATCCATAACTTGAAAATTGATAGCATTTCCAATTCCTCTGTCTGTCAGATTGGCAGTGCCGGTATCATAAAGCCTTTATCCATTTTTTTCAATACAGGAGGTTTTACAGAACCAGCCCCACCTGCCGGACCACAACCAACTAGTGAGCGACCACGATTCTTTGTACCTCTTGTAGGACCAAGATGA
- a CDS encoding spore germination protein: MRMPAIVGVVNVVSVDRGIFNIGDVRIISPRISEKTFAGGGSFNSGTNLKIDNSNTALNVYESSVVDQGIYMQNDLLS, encoded by the coding sequence ATGCGGATGCCTGCCATCGTTGGTGTTGTCAATGTAGTCAGCGTAGACCGAGGCATATTTAATATTGGCGATGTAAGGATCATCTCGCCGCGAATATCCGAAAAAACGTTCGCGGGTGGGGGATCTTTCAACTCAGGTACCAATTTGAAAATAGACAATTCAAATACTGCATTGAATGTGTATGAGTCTTCGGTTGTCGATCAAGGCATATATATGCAGAATGATTTGCTGAGTTAA
- a CDS encoding helix-turn-helix transcriptional regulator, with the protein MSKADSMLSILWLLRTGKRMTAKQLADELEIHVRTVYRYIDALCASGVPILADAGHNGGYSLPDNFADAPLFFNLDEQKALIHAAVFAKEAGYPFDEALDNAISKLKLYTNEEQLQRIQSHERGFDVIQSPANSSSKLILQELQIAVGDGHTLSMTYQKGNDKAPSQRLLNPYGLVFWKNRWYVVGYCHLRSEIRSFRVDRIQSVSRSPHRFQPPKDFSAGQFFLQKVLPDAERNELIAVRIQGKPQALQGLCEHWLFGRMLVERSEDEALFQLDEQAIRVYAPYFLLPYGRAIRVLEPKLLQERMVSVTTELLKHYQTF; encoded by the coding sequence ATGTCAAAAGCCGACAGTATGCTGTCCATTCTCTGGCTGCTGCGAACAGGTAAACGCATGACGGCCAAGCAGTTGGCCGATGAGCTGGAGATTCATGTCCGAACCGTCTATCGCTATATCGATGCCTTGTGCGCGAGCGGGGTGCCGATTCTCGCGGATGCCGGGCATAACGGAGGGTACAGCCTGCCGGACAACTTTGCGGACGCACCCTTGTTTTTTAATCTGGACGAACAAAAAGCGCTGATTCATGCGGCCGTATTTGCCAAAGAGGCGGGCTATCCCTTCGACGAAGCATTGGACAATGCCATTTCCAAGCTGAAATTGTATACCAATGAGGAGCAGCTGCAACGCATCCAGAGCCATGAGCGGGGCTTTGATGTGATTCAATCCCCTGCCAATTCCTCGTCCAAGCTGATTTTACAGGAGCTGCAGATAGCAGTCGGAGACGGGCATACTCTTTCCATGACTTATCAAAAAGGCAATGACAAAGCCCCGAGTCAACGCCTCCTCAATCCATACGGCCTGGTTTTTTGGAAGAATCGCTGGTATGTCGTCGGGTATTGCCACCTGCGCAGTGAAATTCGCAGTTTCCGCGTCGACCGAATACAATCTGTATCCAGGAGTCCGCATCGCTTTCAGCCGCCGAAAGATTTTTCTGCCGGGCAATTCTTCCTGCAAAAAGTATTGCCCGACGCCGAAAGGAACGAGCTGATCGCGGTCCGTATTCAGGGGAAGCCGCAAGCTCTTCAGGGTCTTTGCGAGCATTGGCTGTTTGGGCGCATGCTGGTGGAGCGCTCCGAGGACGAGGCTTTGTTTCAATTGGACGAGCAAGCGATTCGCGTGTATGCTCCCTATTTTCTTCTGCCGTATGGAAGAGCGATACGGGTTTTGGAGCCGAAGCTTTTGCAGGAGAGGATGGTCAGCGTCACCACAGAGCTTCTGAAGCATTACCAAACTTTTTAG
- a CDS encoding DinB family protein has protein sequence MKHHALKLYDYHVWANQRLFQHLKALPAEAITEQLNSVFPSVFEALVHIYTVDHVWLFTMRGDSFDKVREAVGRIPEETKGKSIEEMERLFQGASDQYQAFFGQQSDLDALKTYTHPHFGSLEARYADIVQHVVNHGTYHRGNITAMLRQQGLAGVPTDYIFYLFDGNKQ, from the coding sequence ATGAAACACCACGCACTCAAGCTGTACGACTATCATGTTTGGGCAAATCAACGACTCTTTCAGCATCTGAAGGCGTTGCCGGCGGAGGCAATCACGGAGCAGCTAAACAGTGTATTCCCTTCCGTGTTCGAGGCGCTGGTACATATCTACACGGTGGATCATGTCTGGCTCTTTACGATGCGGGGCGATAGCTTTGACAAAGTAAGGGAAGCAGTCGGACGAATCCCTGAAGAGACCAAAGGGAAGAGCATCGAAGAGATGGAGCGGTTGTTCCAGGGCGCTTCTGATCAGTATCAGGCCTTCTTTGGCCAACAATCTGATCTGGATGCGTTGAAAACATATACTCACCCGCATTTCGGATCGCTGGAGGCACGGTATGCAGATATCGTGCAGCATGTTGTCAACCATGGCACGTATCATCGGGGGAATATCACGGCGATGCTCAGGCAGCAGGGATTGGCCGGGGTACCCACGGACTACATCTTTTATCTGTTTGATGGAAACAAACAGTAG